The stretch of DNA GTGATAAAAAAACTACTTTGAAACTCTACCATCCTCACTATGAcaactaaaaagaaaaaatccaccaaatttaacaaaagGTTCACCAGCACCAGCTTCCACGGTACCTGATACAGCACCTCTCCTTTTCCACACTTTTTCActcatcaaaacaaaaaaaaaaaggagaaaCCCTCCAGCAGCTCACCTCCGGCTCCAGCTTCCTGAGGTTCTGGTGCAGCGTGGTGACGAGCACGCGCACGGCGCTGCTGGCctgcgcgccgccgcccgtGCTCACGGTGAAGCCGCGCTCATGGCACGCGCTGCCCGCGTTGCCGAGCCCCTCCGCGCGCATCAGCTTGTTCAGCTCCTCGCTCACCTGCGGGTTGAGggtcattatcatcatcatcagcccatatatgttcccactgctgggacacaggcctcctatgagggttcaggccataatccaccacgctggccaagtgcgggtggcagatgtcacatgtcgtcgaactttttgattctcggacatgccggtttcctcacgatgttttccttcaccgttttaagtaagtttgtaagttttcttttttttctttgatacGCCATCATCGAGGATCAATGGAGCTGGCGAGTCGcgtgatggtaagtgatcgccaccgcccgtggacattcgcagaggtagtgcttAAGGGGTAGTGTTTAAGGGGAATAAGATAAGGATtggctggaaagaaggaatggacttggAAGGGTGAGGTGAAGGGATGGAACCTCAGAAAACGGCAAGGGTTTGTGAATTTGTCATATAGTATGCATCCATTTCTGTGTTTTAACGCGCCGTGACATACCGTCGAACGGAGCATTCCATATGACGAAGCTCAATTCAGAGTGAGAGCTAAAACGATGACATGCtatgaaataaagtttttctCTTTTCATCAATTCTTATGGCTTTATTAGATAGAATGTGTTTTTAGAGCATCAGAGTGCTAATCTGACCAAGGCttttttaaaccaatttattattccaactttccagctatctatgtaccaaatttaattgcaattggttcattagtttttgcgtgaaagcgtaccatatacacatacacatacatccatcctcacaaagtttcgcatttactatattaatagtatttaacATGACAATACCTTATTCGACAGTCCTTCAACAGCCTCTTTGGTGGGTAGCGTCTTCATGATGACTACTATATCGGCTACATTCTTGCCCGCCATCATCGTGCCTTTCTTGTATGAACCAACTTGTCTCACCTCTTCCAattgcttaaaaaaaacagacatagcaaataaatacattcaaaatctGTTATAATGACATCAAAGGGACTTCTCATATTTAGTCGTACAAAAACCGATTGTCGTAACAGCCGATGATGTTGTTATGTTGATAATTCAGCTGGGACCATAGATTTTGGTCATTTTAAACGATATGTTGTTATAAATGATGTTGTTGTAAACAGTTTTGactgtattataatacttCAAGAAGTTTTTCagttctaataaaattttatatttatacagaaaCAAGCTTCTCAGTTTTTATAGTAATGaaatggatttaaaaaaaaattcaagtaattaggtttttatatgttacacCAATTACCTATTCCACTCActacatatatgtaattattagaCATATctcattgaaatgctttataaaggCAATACTACATTTAGGCAATAATAAAGCATGTTCAAATACCTCAACATCAATCTTTTtctatcttaaaaaaattctcactTCAAATACATAGAgttcacatatataaaatgaaatgcacAAATGTGGAGGTAGGAAGGTGAAATTCCTCAATCGAAAAAGCTTTGACCAGTCTACTCAATTAGCCGGCCTGTTGGCCCCAATTGGATGACGTTTGATGCCTCTGTAGTGAGCAAAATGCGCATGCTTATATTACACATATGCGCAATTCAGAAATGTGTAGCAGCATAAACCTGGTTGTAAAATACTTACACAAGCAGCAAAGTCCCCAGGCGCGACCACTATATTGTCCAATACTGTCTGCAACTTGGTCACAAGGCTGAGTACAGCTGCCTGCTCGGCTGGCGTGGGGCAGAGCTCCGCATGCCTCTTCAATAATGcctgaaattattgtataattatcatTGACTAGCTTTTCGCTCCTGCTTTGCCTGTGGTATGTATAGCCTGAACAAAGATTTTGTGAATTCGATCCAgtgttttttgtgtgaaaacattacaaatatacaaaagttttctcattataaaatttgtgttatcAAATAGTACTTCAACtaacaaaatgataaaaacaaatggaaacaatatattaattggtATATATTCAATGGATCAAAGTTGTCATGTAATCCTGTCTATACCAGAGCGGTCAATGCATattctgtttataataataaaacaaacacaataatatgAGATAAATTATACCTGCGTCAAAGCAGTGTCGTCAGGAGCGGGTTTGCATCGTGGAAATGCCGGTTCTGCAAGAATCAGGTCAAATGGAGGCCGGAGCATCATAACCCTCGGTCTGCTGAAGGGCGGACGCCCCATTCCACCCCTACCAGGCATTCCGCGGCCTCTGCCAGATCCTCTTACCatttcataaaactttatcggataattttgttaaaaccaCTTTCACTAAattcgaaatattatttttcacgaTGTTAGACAGttctagaatatattttaattcctacagtaataaatttttgtttttttatggatgcgtgtataaaattacaaatatacgaAATGTTAAACATAAATTCGCGAACAAACCGACGCCATccaaaacatttacatttaaggTTATGcacagattaataataaaatgtcaagTACTTTTCATTTTCtgaagataaattatatatttagcaaAGCGGCATTAACTTTATaagataaactttaaaatctgTAGAAAAGATAAGCTTGTGATTTCGATGGATTTGTTTTGAAGACCATTgatgtcaatttatttgaaacataatttcaatGCTTTTGATTTTCAGCTTCTTTCATTATCCGATTACAGCTTGTTTGACATTTcatttttgacatttaaaaattcgatAACAAAATGACGTGGAGTATCAGGTTAGAAGTTTGTTTTACCtcgtatttacaaatattttaagagaaataaatagtaaatgcatataatataacagcCAGCATAATAAGCTAACCAAAATGATTGAGATATCCGACACCCAGAGTGAGTATACTAATGTTTTTACAATGCTACGATATCTTGCTAcatttacacaatttttacgttttaatcGGTAATTTATCAATGATTAAGTGTTATAACGTCTCTTTgacatgtaatttaaaacctaATTGCTATTCTCTATACTTTACGGACTTTgtccttatttatttctaaaatttgcatttattagattttactATTATGCACtgcttctatttattaaatgagtaacgaaaactaaacataattattatcatttacataATCCTGTGTCCATTAACTGATTTTGAACAGTATTGTTTGGCAGTTGCACTAAGAcaaagattaatatttttattaaataaacatataaaacttgtttttaaatttaatagaacaCAAGTCGTagaaaatcaaatattgtgcaatacaaaagaaaagaCTAAATgtatgacattaaaataaacttgaatattaaaacacaccTGGTTATACACACTTAATATTGCATCTTTATTAGGAATTGgttaataacaacaaaatgaTATTTGACATCTTTGCCTTATTAGATATTCAAAGCCTTTGAATGCTTAATCATTATATGTTATCATGTTTCTAAACTGACATGCAAAGAGATTATTGCCAACAGAATAGCAAAAAGAGGAGGTATTTAAAGGCCTAATGTTAACCAATTCCATCCGCACCATCTGGATGGTTGGCGGTCCACCACCATACATTTCACCCGCAACTTCTTTCCACATATGGTGAAGCTTGGGAATGATTTACCAGTTAAggtgttcccgaacaattatgacattggggccttcaagaaaagagcttatatgtccctgaaaggccggcaaagcacttgcaacacctctagtgttgcaagtgtttatgggcagaggtgaccacttaacatcaggtggcccacctgctcctttgcttgctctgccataaaaataaaatgtatagatgTGACATGTTATGCCGATGTTTAGTTCCTCCACATGTTTGTTTCTTCATAATGGTATTCGTTCTGTAgtgttgaattaatattattctccATTTCAGAGATCGGTGTTGGGCTCGCTGGATTCGGAATGACGTTCCTTTTCCTCggtgtattattattgtttgataaAGGCCTACTGGCCATTGGTAATGTGagtatatcattattttttcgaCATATTTCTTTGATGTATcacactagtattataaatgtgaaagtttgtttgtttggatgtttgtccgtcaatcacttTGAAAGTATGGAAtgaattttgttgaaattaagTGTACAGATAAGGtatgacttgggtgataggatactttttatcccgattaaatgctccctcgGGATAAAATGGGAATCTTGATATACGGACGGAGCTGGGACGAGCATCTGTTATCATATAGCTTTAATTCTTTACCCTTgaatatgtatacaatttcTGAGTGCTGTAggctatacatatatataccacggctGTAGCTTGGGTGTACCATTATTGTTTTTCACGCCAAGTTCCTGTGAAGGTGTGAGCTGGAAGAATTCATGGCGAAGCGTGCTCAATTCTCACACTAAACCAGCTATTGATCAGCTGGGAAGTGCTTGGGGACATCACCCATTCACACTACACTTGACGATAAGTTAAGATGTAGCTTAAGATGGAGCGAGCTTCTCTAGAAGGTTCTTGTACACTATAAGCTTGATGACTCCAATATTGTATGTGTCGGAAAACAAGGAAAAAGGAACCTATCATCTATATTTAACCGTGATAGGCTgttaaactactcaaccgattttaatcaaatctgcacACTATGTGCAGTTTAATCCGACTGAATAGagaggatactttttattattccatGAAGGCAAATGATTATCCGGACGGAGCCAGGGCGTAGTTTATGTATAGATTGTTTTCAGATTCTATTCATAAGTGGACTGGCATGTGTGATCGGGCTGCAAAGGaccttcttctttttctttcaaaGGCACAAAATAAAAGCATCGGTCGCTTTTTTTGGGGGGATTATTGTTGTGCTCCTCGGTTGGCCCATGTTTGGTATGATAGCTGAGATCTATGggtttctattattattcagGTAAGTAACTGTGTGTTGTTCATAATatgacatttgtttatttatgcagATGAAAAAGTCATCTTCTTATTTGGTGACCTCTATTgctttctttcttttgtttatgtgtgtgtatattaCCATAATAAACGTGTCTTCTTTCTCTCTAGAAGCATTTTTAAATCGTCAAAACATAGTTCTACCACTTACCACCGATTTAGAGAGAagtcgttttaaattttaagatttttaaggGTACCTTTTAaccaaaaacacatttatttattattatttattcacatgCCTTAAGAGCATATGTCAGTTGCaggtttttaataagttatttaaattgaaccaacggtttttgtatgaaaacatttttgatactaactaatattactatataactgttggaataatatatatgtttgagACGCGGAGACGGTACGGATCGCTTGTTCTTTATTGAAACACagttaaatgtttcaaaatttatatagagtGTAtaatcatcactacatagtataaaacaaagttgcgctttctctgtccctatgtgtgcttaaatctttaaaactaggctactgattttgatggttttttttaatggagaGAGTGATTGATGAGGCAGGTTTATATGTTagtaataacatctattaactagaagatttataaagcatttcaatgctatagaactaaaaattaaatctattaaactactcagaattcaacgcgtgcgaagccgtgggcaaaagctagttaatcaTATGCAATAATGGTCTaagctaatattttaaaagaggaAATGAGGTGGATgttgatgtttttttgtttcaggGGTTTCTTGCCAGCGGCCATTAATTTCCTGAGAATGGTGCCAGTATTAGGGTCTCTTCTTAACCTACCTATAATAAGAGgggtaatgtatttttttatttgtatgtatcatatggaagatttattaaaaaaagctaaaaaCTTAATCTGTTCTAATATTCCGGATGAGGAAGTATGTTTGAAAGCGCTTTTGATGCAATGTACGTTTGAGAAAGTTGGGGACGAAAATCTATATGTGAATGATTTTTACATAAGATTTTTTTGCTGAAactagcattttttttaaatttattagaattgctattatttaaaacattttatcataaaacagCAATAATTATAGTTGAGATTAAACtagtatttcaattaatgtcataattattcatcatataaaaagagaattttaatataaagttattattaacattccacaataaattataatttttaaaaacattgtttttacttGCTGTTGAAGTTTGCCAGTAACacagtatgtttttttttttcagatcgTTGACAGGATAGCTGGTGACACTGGCCGAAATATGGTATGATAATGTTGCCATACCAAAAGACTattagtgtatattttatctgtgaaaGTGGATgcgtgttaaatatatttttaattgtgtacaagtttttttaatttgaaaataaaacctaaggtcttgtatattttgttatgtgtCCTTTTCTACTTgcgtattttatatacttttgttatgtatttttattttatgtcacatCTAGCTGTCCCACCAAACACATTCTAACCGAAAACCATAAgggtttataattatagtcggggttataattaattcttatctataaaaaaaggtaGCCGACATCCCTGGGGGTGTGGGGGAGGTACCGATACATTGCAAAATAGGACCAAATGACTATTTcctttcaaacaaaaagaatcacgtcaattggTGGAAAACAAATCGATTTATTCAAGTTAAAGCcacaaaatacagtcgaattgagatccgccttcgtttttgggacgtTTGGACGTTTTTGGACGAAAATTGTTAACCTACATAGGCCTAGCGAATATacgcaaaaaatattattatagcgaTACATTTCTGAATCACGCAAGCGAAATTTTCTAGCTACagaagtatatatatacaactttcCAACCTTATTTAATTAGAGCTTTACAGGCAGGCTAGTCGAGTAAACTGGTAGAAGTCCTCCCTTTTATGTTCATTTCATGTGAGAAATTCCACTTTCCTTCGAGGATATCAAATATGTTACGATTAAAGACCGAAAATGTTTATAGAGCGAAAACATAGCCCATGAGTTTTGGTTATTGTCATGGCATAAAAGGTCGAAACTTCATGTTATGGCTCTAATGACAACCTCGACGCATTGTGACAATCGCAGAAAGAAAGGAAATACAGTTATTGAAAGGACAAATTGCATAAATGAGCAAACAGAACCAAAAAAAGAGCAATTCAACGAATAAGaagatatgaaatataaaaaaaattgtacggTTAGAGCGTCCCTGAAAAAGGGAAGCCAACTCAGCTCAATCCTGCTGCAGTGATGCTCATACAGCGCTGGTTTTCAGTGGCCCCTAGACATTGTCATGACTGACAAGAACGTAACGAAAATCGTATTCTGACTGACACGCTATCGACTACGACGTGCTGTATGTATTGCCAAATACAGTAAAACCAGACACGAAATCGTCGAATTCTAACAAGCACCCCTTATGGGGTTTTAGTTGgcaggaatccgacataaacCACGGCTTTTTCCCCGGGgactatgcaagatttccccccTGTAAAAATGACGTACAACCGCGTAAATAGACTTCaattgatgatgattatattGATAGAAGTTTATCCGGGCAAAGCAAGGTGTACTTGTTATATGAATCTTTTCAACAAAAGATGTCGCATTTGTGTTCAAAACTTAAAGATTGCttcattattttgtgtttctttgtgtatgatgattttatttattactgtataTTTTCCACTAggttgtattattgtatataattttttttttttgcgtcacAACGTAGCGACTTTATGATATGATTGCGTCTGGGGATTGTGAGGATGATAGAGAGTGACGGGGTACGTTTTTTGCGCAAATTCACGCGGACAAAGCCGCGAGCGGAATGCTAGTTCGAGTATagttatatgaaatgaaattatccCTCATACGTACCTACTTTCGTACTAACGTAGCattattaataagaaactATGTTTTTAGGATGGACCATCATAAAGCGGTACCGGCAATGGagaaaaattacttattaaatcaaaatacaaaatagctgcatgtcttttatttctttgcattattatgcattattttCTTACTATCAACACgcactacaaaaaaaaaagataaaaacgtATCCTATGTGTCCATGGcctaaaaagaaataaagaaaaacagaaCCGTTGACAGCTGCGCGTCGATATTTTAGATGGCAGCACACGTCCTGTCAAACGTAGCTCAGTTACCGCCCGTCCCCGGGCGAACGTAAAAGGGCGCGAGGTTGTCGTCGTTTCGATCGATAGCGTCGACGGCGGATTGAAAAACAATATCGTAATAACCACTTACGCTACTTACTGTTACgccatgaataaaaaatgcccAATTAATTCCTTTTAGCGTTATAAATGCAATCGATAGCGCTTAATCATTGCAAATTACGGACTATCCTGTGTAACAGATTGGAGTGGGAAGGGCTACGATAGATTCATAATGTcgcacaataattaatatgtaattcaaATCCTGCGAGATgagtgaatttttaatttttattcgcgTTTAACGTAAACTGGGGTGTTGTGTGATTTGGGAATATACTTCTAGCTGTATTGTTGTGAGTATACGATATTTTTGTGtagttatatgttttttctgtgtgtaattgtttgatataatacataatgaataattaattattaaaaatcttaatacaTGAGTGCTTGCTTGTGTTATGATTTGCTTTTTGTtgctttaatgttttatttgttttatcgttgaaaataatttatatttcattttgctttgtttatatttctgtGTGTGCtgtattttactaaattaaaataattataccctaattgttttaaataacgcctttatttatgtaattatgtgtttttttttgtcaatgtAGGTTTATTAACTGTAAATACGCTAAtcggtttatttaaattaatcaattaaataggtattatatGGGAATATCTGAAAAGTAAAGACTGTTATAGTGTTGAAGCAATAACCAAGTATTTGATGTTAGGTAACTACTCAAATGTTTGTTTAGAAGTCGTATACTGAATTTCAATAGATGCTTCCACATTCGCATACGATTTCCTCTCAATTTGTTGTTGAAAGGAAAACAAACGTGCCATTTATTCGAtttaaaagagtttttgaaCCAATTGTCAATAGTATCTTGAAGAATAAATTGTTGATCATAGAATTgccattaattaaacatatacctactcatatcttatattttatctctcgttataaatgcgaaagtaacccATTCTGTCTCTTATTTATGCCtaaaccactgtaccaaattggataaaatttggtagaAGGTTAGATTGTAACACGAAAAAGGACATAGAATAGCTTTTAACCCACAAATACCATAAAAACCGAAACTATGTTGGGAAAACCCCAGACGGTATTTTCCATTGAATACGCGGTCGAAACCGCGTGTAGAAAGCTAGTGTTATATTCTAGGAAGTAGAGACAtaagatgttatttatatataatctgtggattacttgtaaataaattaaatcacacATTATacgatacaattattatacacaatagGACTATCCGGGCGGAACCGGAGGGGGTAAGTGGGAAGGTCTATTAAAGACAAAACTAATTGATTGATTTCTaatcaataatatacaattactagctttccgccccagcttcgcctgtggtacatgtatagcctatagcctcaataaatggcctacctaacactaaaagaatttttcaaatcagaccagtagttcctgagattagtgcgctcaaacaaacaaacaaactcttcagctttataatattagtatagatatgatGTTTTTTGTGGGCAAAATCAAGAGATCCATAAGGAaggagataaaatataattaatcaaaataaaaataaggaataTTGTCTTACAAACTCAATATTGcataatacaatatcatattaaaactattatttaataatactctgttacgttttttgttttattctggAAAACAACACAAGTATCACATAtcttttttaagtggggaaatcttgcataagaTACCCACTTCACTCAAGGAAAATACCATGGTTTATGTCAAATGGggacgaacaaaaaaaaaaagtccgGTCTGTCAGGACACAGAtagctgatcacctactttgtcaaagaaaatcgatctgtgaaacagatatacatcatctgccccataccccagtagagggcacgggacttcactttgtTATGTCAAATGTTTACTGATTAAAATTCCACCGACAGACAGTCGTGCTGCTTTAGACGGGATCTGcgatcatttatttatttatttatttataataattaaaactgttttacaccaataacattaattatcaatttttacatcatataacatctcaattaaatttataaataatatatatgacacaattactattaaatacattacataattacaaaaaatcatGGATCACTTTCGTAATCTGCCGCATGTCCCGCCCCATTTCACATGCCTACATATTATGCAGAACATTCTAAACGCTTAggaattaaagatttttaacggattttaaatgcgatttattcattacattaatttctaatgtgatttttttactatctCTTTTTTGCCCTTTAAGCACGCGTCTTGAATCATGAAATCACCTcacgtaataaaatttatagaaaaaaatgttattttgaaatcgggGTCTGAGAGACCCACCAGGCATACAGTGTAACTTATGCCCACCAGGCATGCCAAGGGttataaagtctttaattccAACAACACAAgaaattactatattttgaACGCTTTTCCCGAGATGAACATTTTGACTCTACACTAGAAGATCACCAGATATGATATATCATGTGGAGGACTATAAAATCAGAAAGCATGAGTCAAGAATGTCGATTCGAACCGCTTTGTCCGTGGTACATGAAATATCcactataaaatcaatttgtgaCAAACAACGGAAAGGCTATATCCTTCTAAtcaacgcgaaagtttgtaattttgATTGTATGGATGATTGTTaagtagtggtggctcagtagtgagaacctcggacttcaataagtcggggttcgagaccgggcgagcgtgcaggaaataaattgatttttcaatttatctgcgcatgtggataacatcaccactgcttaaacggtgaaggaaaacatcgtgaggaaaccggcatgtccaagaatcaaaagttcgacgacatgtgacatctgccaacccgcacttggccagcgtggtggattatggcctgaaccctcataggaggcctgtgtcccagcagtgggaacatatatgggctgatgatgatgatgatgatgatgatgatggatacttgttactttttcacgcaaaaacagcgTATCGTATGAAacttggtacagagatagatagatattgtctggattagcacataggttactttttacTCGGGTACAGCtagtagaaaatataatacaagatTTAAATTCTGTTTTGAGACATCTAATAGGACGTTACGGAATGGAGCGGTATAATATGGCGCTAGCCAGAGCAACGCTGTCGGGTAACACGTGACACGTAAGTGACGATTACAACTTCGAGTGACTCAATTCCAAATGGTCCCATCCTAAGCACAGGATATGTAGCTTTTGCgccattttcaatttttgcATCTGGTTGCTTCCCAGGACTCTTAGATAAAGTTTCATCCGTTCCTATACTGAAGTAATCTTTGActcttgaatatttttaaaaggaattttaaattgaacttcCAGTTCTAAAGCAGAGGATCTTAAACTTTACCAAGTGTATCACTTAACAATTCTTTATCCCTAACTTTAAATACTCCTGTTTATCTGACCGCCTTTTTCGTTActgttgttgtttgtttaaatatttatcgtgTATGGTTGCCTAGAAAAGATGACGTAGTCTTAAGACggttcatttaaattgttgaTGGTGAGCAGGGATAgactaaaaatttatgatgcTATTGTTCTTTATTACAAGTCGAACAAGAACTGAATTTCACATATACTTTTCGCTTTATATagcactagctgttcgccccggcctcgcccgtggtacatatatagtctatgctactcgtggataatgtagctttcgaatggtgaaagaatttttaaaatcggtccagtagtttttgagcctattcattacaacaaaacaaacaaagttttcctctttataatattagtgtagatgttGTGGCACGCACCACCGtacttatgtttaaaaatgtatagactacaggcccatatagaaaaaattacgggtcatttgaaccaccaggtgacctaGCTAGAACGATATAAGAGNNNNNNNNNNNNNNNNNNNNNNNNNNNNNNNNNNNNNNNNNNNNNNNNNNNNNNNNNNNNNNNNNNNNNNNNNNNNNNNNNNNNNNNNNNNNNNNNNNNNNNNNNNNNNNNNNNNNNNNNNNNNNNNNNNNNNNNNNNNNNNNNNNNNNNNNNNNNNNNNNNNNNNNNNNNNNNNNNNNNNNNNNNNNNNNNNNNNNNNNNNNNNNNNNNNNNNNNNNNNNNNNNNNNNNNNNNNNNNNNNNNNNNNNNNNNNNNNNNNNNNNNNNNNNNNNNNNNNNNNNNNNNNNNNNNNNNNNNNNNNNNNNNNNNNNNNNNNNNNNNNNNNNNNNNNNNNNNNNNNNNNNNNNNNNNNNNNNNNNNNNNNNNNNNNNNNNNNNNNNNNNNNNNNNNNNNNNNNNNNNNNNNNNNNNNNNNNNNNNNNNNNNNNNNNNNNNNNNNNNNNNNNNNNNNNNNNNNNNNNNNNNNNNNNNNNNNNNNNNNNNNNNNNNNNNNNNNNNNNNNNNNNNNNNNNNNNNNNNNNNNNNNNNNNNNNNNNNNNNNNNNNNNNNNNNNNNNNNNNNNNNNNNNNNNNNNNNNNNNNNNNNNNNNNNNNNNNNNNNNNNNNNNNNNNNNNNNNNNNNNNNNNNNNNNNNNNNNNNNNNNNNNNNNNNNNNNNNNNNNNNNNNNNNNNNNNNNNNNNNNNNNNNNNNNNNNNNNNNNNNNNNNNNNNNNNNNNNNNNNNNNNNNNNNNNNNNNNNNNNNNNNNNNNNNNNNNNNNNNNNNNNNNNNNNNNNNNNNNNNNNNNNNNNNNNNNNNNNNNNNNNNNNNNNNNNNNNNNNNNNNNNNNNNNNNNNNNNNNNNNNNNNNNNNNNNNNNNNNNNNNNNNNNNNNNNNNNNNNNNNNNNNNNNNNNNNNNNNNNNNNNNNNNNNNNNNNNNNNNNNNNNNNNNNNNNNNNNNNNNNNNNNNNNNNNNNNNNNNNNNNNNNNNNNNNNNNNNNNNNNNNNNNNNNNNNNNNNNNNNTGAAATTAGCAGAcatg from Zerene cesonia ecotype Mississippi unplaced genomic scaffold, Zerene_cesonia_1.1 Zces_u007, whole genome shotgun sequence encodes:
- the LOC119838993 gene encoding interleukin enhancer-binding factor 2 homolog, which codes for MVRGSGRGRGMPGRGGMGRPPFSRPRVMMLRPPFDLILAEPAFPRCKPAPDDTALTQALLKRHAELCPTPAEQAAVLSLVTKLQTVLDNIVVAPGDFAACQLEEVRQVGSYKKGTMMAGKNVADIVVIMKTLPTKEAVEGLSNKVSEELNKLMRAEGLGNAGSACHERGFTVSTGGGAQASSAVRVLVTTLHQNLRKLEPEVHLDYKVISSHLAAIRHSRWFEENAHHSSIKVLIRLLRDMCARHSGLEPLTPWMIDLLAHHCIMSNPQRQVLPINVAFRRALALLAGGLFLPGCAGLPDPCEAAHARAHTALDLPAQDHAAATAQTLLRVVARGGHRYVLGLQAFEGGKDISTEITVWDGVVVSPLAPAYQETPEPMDTDDKDEEVPDGVAA
- the LOC119838998 gene encoding vesicle transport protein GOT1B; translation: MIEISDTQKIGVGLAGFGMTFLFLGVLLLFDKGLLAIGNILFISGLACVIGLQRTFFFFFQRHKIKASVAFFGGIIVVLLGWPMFGMIAEIYGFLLLFRGFLPAAINFLRMVPVLGSLLNLPIIRGIVDRIAGDTGRNMV